A single region of the Granulicella sp. L56 genome encodes:
- the pgsA gene encoding CDP-diacylglycerol--glycerol-3-phosphate 3-phosphatidyltransferase: protein MNLPNSITMSRVACVPLLLWILSPAFPWTGGHGAVGLRGGEQEVIASIVFILASITDGLDGYLARRRQQITTTGMLLDPLADKLMVSAAFIILVAYNPRVVPPWIAVLVIGREFLVSGLRSIAATEGFTIQASEIGKLKTVIQIVSVVAA, encoded by the coding sequence ATGAATTTGCCCAACTCCATCACGATGAGCCGCGTTGCCTGCGTGCCCCTTCTGCTCTGGATACTCTCGCCCGCTTTTCCGTGGACGGGTGGTCATGGAGCCGTGGGCCTGCGTGGCGGCGAGCAGGAAGTGATTGCCTCCATCGTCTTTATTTTGGCGAGCATTACCGACGGGCTCGACGGCTACCTCGCGCGGCGGCGCCAGCAGATCACGACGACGGGAATGCTGCTTGACCCGCTCGCCGATAAGCTCATGGTCAGCGCGGCCTTTATTATTTTGGTCGCTTACAATCCGCGCGTCGTTCCGCCGTGGATCGCCGTTCTGGTCATAGGGCGAGAGTTTCTCGTCTCCGGGTTGCGTTCGATCGCCGCGACCGAAGGCTTCACCATTCAGGCCAGCGAGATCGGCAAGCTCAAAACCGTCATTCAGATCGTCTCGGTGGTCGCCGC